In Cheilinus undulatus linkage group 14, ASM1832078v1, whole genome shotgun sequence, the genomic stretch aatgtatagTTTCTACAAAAACCAAATATTTCCACAGCATCAGCTGTTATTGAGTTTCTTTCTGCCATGTATCCTCTTGCTTTTATGACATGCAGTAATCTCAGGTCTGACCTCTGTGGATCGACTCAGTATAGATCCAGGTCTTTGGTCTGGGACATGAGAACATCAGTTCAATTCTATATAGACCAGAACGTCAGTCTGATATGTCTCAGATGGACTAAGTATTGATCAGTGTGTTTGGTGTGGAATGTTCAATCAGAGTCTTAGTGTAAGCTTGTGGGTAAAATATGGTAGCTCTGAGGTTCTGGATCGATCCAGTATAGATCTGTTTCTTTGAGTCCTCCTGTCGGTAAAGTAAGATGAGGTCAGTTCTGGTGATCTGGATCGACCCAGTTTAGAGCTGTTTCTTTGAGTCCTCCTGTTGGTAAAGTAAGATGAGGTCAGTTCTGGTGATCTGGATCGACTCAGTATCGATCTGTTTCTTTGAGTCCTCCTGTCAGTAAAGTATGCCAATATCAGTTCTCATGTTCTGGATCGACCCGGTATAAATCAGTTTCTTATGTTGTCACTCCACAGGCCGTCATCATGGGGGAGTGGTCTTTTCTGTCCGACCTGTTGGACAAGGTCCAGTCTCACTCCACAGTGGTGGGGAAGGTGTGGATGAGCGTCCTCTTCCTCTTCAGGATCTTCATCCTGGCCGCCGGCGTGGACACCATCTGGGGAGATGAGCAGGCCAACATGGACTGTAACACCCTGAGCCCCGGCTGCAGGAACGCCTGCTACGATCGCTCCTTCCCCCTGTCCCACACTCGTTTCTGGGTCCTTCAGATCCTCACCGTGTCCACACCTACGCTCATCTACCTGGGCCACGTGCTGCTGGTGATCCGCAGAGAGAACAAACTGAGGAGACGCCTGGAGCAGAAGCTGGGGAAGGACGGGATGATGAAGGCTCCGAAGTATTCAGATGAACGTGGTAAAGTGCAGCTGAAAGGGGTCCTGCTGTGTAGCTACATGATGCAGCTGCTGCTAAAGATCCTTCTAGAAGCGGCCTTCCTTGTAGGCCAGTACTTCCTGTACAACTTCATTTTAATGCCTACAAAGATCACCTTCTCAGAGTACCCCTGTGACTCCCCTGTGCACTGCTACATAACCCGACCCACAGAAAAAAGCATCTTCATTGTCTTCATGATGGCGATGGCCATTCTCTCAGTGATCTTAAATATTGTGGAGGTGTTCCACCTGATGATCTCAAAGCTCTGCCAGAAGAAACGTAGGAACTCTATCCCCCCAGAGATGTACCGGCCTGACAAACTGAACCCGGACTCCAAAGAGAGAGTAACTCTTTGTTAAAGGTTGTACTCTCCAGCTCAGCCCTCTCCAGACATTGCCAACgtatttgtacaatttagaaTGTCTGCATGAGTTTGCTTGCAATTGTTGCTGGACTGTTTCCTCTCCTAGGCACCTGTCTCATCCCACAGATGATATAACTTGACTCTTGTGCTGGAATTATATGATTCTGACTGCATtctgaaaagtgaaaagtgaaatTTCTACTACTTTTGCAAATGTATATTTTGGAATAGTTGAATGCAGAGAGAACCAACTAATCCTGAAACTCACGTTCTTCTTGGACTTCTGATTCCAGGGACAGAAAAAGGGAAGTCaattaataaaacatgaaacccGTCTCACTCCGTCtgcttttaataaaaacatgctattaatgtgctttttcctttttgtaatGCTATTCcttgataataaaaatg encodes the following:
- the LOC121521906 gene encoding gap junction Cx32.2 protein-like; the protein is MGEWSFLSDLLDKVQSHSTVVGKVWMSVLFLFRIFILAAGVDTIWGDEQANMDCNTLSPGCRNACYDRSFPLSHTRFWVLQILTVSTPTLIYLGHVLLVIRRENKLRRRLEQKLGKDGMMKAPKYSDERGKVQLKGVLLCSYMMQLLLKILLEAAFLVGQYFLYNFILMPTKITFSEYPCDSPVHCYITRPTEKSIFIVFMMAMAILSVILNIVEVFHLMISKLCQKKRRNSIPPEMYRPDKLNPDSKERVTLC